From Carassius gibelio isolate Cgi1373 ecotype wild population from Czech Republic chromosome B21, carGib1.2-hapl.c, whole genome shotgun sequence, the proteins below share one genomic window:
- the LOC127986161 gene encoding lymphocyte antigen 6B-like: MYLQISVFLLFSLFTAGHSLRCYECMSLTGSCTNQNATTCPSGSTKCMTMTTVAEVGPIKMTSTSKMCSPSCDPGTQQIAIGSVTTQCCDTDLCNAADGMYKASFLLLLSPLLFYFLVQ; the protein is encoded by the exons ATGTATCTGCAAATCTCAGTTTTTCTTCTGTTCAGTCTTTTCACTGCAG GGCACTCTCTCAGATGTTACGAGTGTATGAGTCTGACGGGATCCTGTACAAATCAAAATGCGACAACATGTCCAAGTGGATCTACCAAGTGCATGACTATGACAACCGTGGCAGAAGTTG gtCCCATTAAGATGACCAGTACATCTAAAATGTGTTCACCTTCATGTGACCCTGGGACCCAACAGATCGCGATTGGGTCAGTAACTACCCAGTGCTGTGACACTGACCTCTGCAATGCTGCAG ATGGCATGTACAAGGCAAGCTTCCTGCTGCTGTTGTCTCCTCTGCTCTTCTACTTCCTGGTTCAGTGA